In Mycolicibacterium alvei, a single window of DNA contains:
- a CDS encoding Trm112 family protein → MVDDKLLSILVCPQDRGPLLLAGTDWLYNPRLRRAYRIEDGIPVLLVDEAVAIDDDTEHRRLLDLAGSSESG, encoded by the coding sequence GTGGTCGACGACAAACTTCTGAGCATCCTGGTCTGCCCGCAGGACCGCGGGCCCCTGCTACTGGCCGGAACGGACTGGCTGTACAACCCCCGATTGCGGAGGGCCTACCGGATCGAGGACGGCATCCCGGTGCTGCTCGTCGACGAGGCCGTGGCCATCGACGACGACACCGAGCATCGCCGGCTGCTGGATCTGGCCGGGTCATCCGAGTCTGGGTAG
- a CDS encoding TetR/AcrR family transcriptional regulator, whose protein sequence is MSTDIDSERERKRPGRPAGPSDKRERILDSARELFARNGIDKTSIRAIAAAAGVDAALVHHYFGTKTELFAAAIHIPIDPMTVISQLKEVPVDQIGHVLPSILLPLWDSEIGKGFVATLRSILAGNDVSLVRSFLQDIIIGEIGPRVDNPPGSSRVRIQFVASQLVGVAMARYILELEPFATLPVDQIVKTIAPTLQRYLTGELPRLG, encoded by the coding sequence GTGAGCACCGATATCGACTCCGAACGAGAACGCAAGCGCCCCGGCCGCCCCGCAGGGCCGTCAGACAAACGCGAACGCATTCTGGACAGTGCGCGGGAGTTGTTTGCCCGCAACGGAATCGACAAAACTTCGATCCGTGCCATCGCGGCCGCTGCCGGGGTGGACGCCGCCCTGGTACATCACTACTTCGGCACCAAGACCGAACTGTTCGCCGCCGCGATCCACATTCCCATCGATCCGATGACCGTGATCAGCCAGCTCAAAGAGGTGCCGGTCGACCAGATCGGACACGTGCTGCCGTCAATCCTCTTGCCGCTGTGGGATTCCGAGATTGGCAAAGGCTTCGTGGCGACGCTGCGCTCGATACTGGCCGGCAACGACGTATCGCTGGTCCGGTCATTTCTCCAGGACATCATCATCGGCGAGATCGGTCCCCGGGTAGACAACCCTCCCGGCAGCTCCCGGGTTCGCATCCAGTTCGTCGCCTCGCAACTGGTCGGGGTCGCGATGGCGCGCTACATCCTGGAACTGGAACCCTTCGCCACGCTGCCGGTGGATCAGATCGTCAAGACCATCGCGCCCACCCTGCAGCGCTACCTGACCGGTGAACTACCCAGACTCGGATGA
- a CDS encoding ABC transporter ATP-binding protein: protein MMTSSLDEFSAGFPNRAAPAAIEIVGLQVNRGDRPAVRDLTVQIADGTITGLLGPSGCGKSTLMRCIVGTQIVAAGTVTVLGHPAGSAPLRHRVGYVTQDPTIYDDLRVIDNVRYFAALYGTSSASATAAIRSVGLDDHRAAYCGNLSGGQRTRVSLACALVAEPELLVLDEPTVGLDPVLRVDLWEQFNDLARRGTTLLVSSHVMDEADHCGDLLLMREGRLLAHTTPDLLRKDTECTSLEEAFLTVIRRSDSSGINRAD from the coding sequence ATGATGACTTCATCGCTTGATGAATTCTCCGCCGGATTCCCGAACCGTGCCGCACCCGCGGCCATCGAGATCGTCGGACTGCAGGTCAACCGTGGTGACCGGCCCGCTGTCCGCGACCTCACCGTGCAGATCGCCGACGGCACCATCACCGGCCTACTCGGCCCATCAGGCTGCGGAAAGTCCACTCTGATGCGTTGCATCGTCGGGACCCAGATCGTCGCGGCGGGCACTGTGACGGTGCTCGGACACCCTGCCGGTTCGGCGCCCCTGCGTCACCGGGTCGGATACGTCACCCAGGACCCGACGATCTACGACGACCTGCGGGTGATCGACAACGTGCGGTACTTCGCCGCGCTGTACGGAACGTCGTCGGCCTCGGCGACGGCCGCCATCCGGTCCGTCGGCCTCGACGATCACCGCGCCGCCTACTGCGGCAATCTCTCCGGTGGTCAGCGCACCCGGGTTTCGCTGGCCTGCGCCCTGGTGGCCGAACCAGAACTCCTCGTGCTCGACGAACCCACGGTCGGCCTCGACCCCGTCCTACGCGTCGACCTGTGGGAGCAGTTCAACGACCTGGCACGGCGCGGCACCACGCTGCTGGTCTCCAGCCACGTCATGGACGAGGCCGACCACTGCGGCGACCTGCTGTTGATGCGCGAAGGCCGGCTGCTCGCCCACACCACCCCTGACCTGCTACGGAAGGACACGGAATGCACGTCCCTGGAGGAAGCGTTTCTCACCGTCATCCGGCGCAGCGATTCGAGCGGGATCAACCGAGCCGACTGA
- a CDS encoding ABC transporter permease, whose translation MHVPGGSVSHRHPAQRFERDQPSRLSPAAYLATTGRILRQLAADHRSVAMILVVPSLVITLMYFMFQNAPHPPGHPAPFNNACLIMLGVFPLIVMFLITSITMQRERVSGTLERILTTPLRRSDLLAAYGTAFSIAAAAQATLACIVSFWFLGFDTAGSPILVFLIAIINAVLGVGLGLLCSAFARTEFQAVQFMPLVIAPQLLLCGIVVPRAALPDWLQWVSNVMPASYALEALQQVGAHSELTAIAARDIAIVVGFAIVALCLAAATLRRRTP comes from the coding sequence ATGCACGTCCCTGGAGGAAGCGTTTCTCACCGTCATCCGGCGCAGCGATTCGAGCGGGATCAACCGAGCCGACTGAGCCCGGCGGCCTACCTGGCCACGACCGGCCGGATCCTGCGACAACTGGCCGCCGACCATCGCAGCGTCGCGATGATCCTGGTGGTGCCCAGCCTGGTCATCACGCTGATGTACTTCATGTTCCAGAACGCGCCGCATCCGCCGGGGCACCCGGCACCGTTCAACAACGCCTGCCTGATCATGCTCGGCGTCTTCCCACTGATCGTGATGTTCCTGATCACCTCGATCACCATGCAGCGCGAACGCGTCTCGGGAACCCTCGAGCGGATCCTGACCACACCACTACGCCGCTCCGACCTCCTGGCCGCATATGGCACCGCGTTCTCGATCGCCGCGGCGGCCCAGGCCACCCTGGCCTGCATCGTCTCGTTCTGGTTCCTCGGGTTCGACACCGCGGGGAGCCCGATCCTGGTGTTTCTGATCGCGATCATCAACGCCGTGCTGGGCGTCGGACTGGGCCTGCTGTGCAGCGCGTTCGCCCGGACCGAGTTCCAGGCAGTCCAGTTCATGCCCCTGGTGATCGCGCCGCAACTCCTGCTGTGCGGCATCGTGGTACCCAGGGCCGCGCTGCCCGACTGGCTTCAGTGGGTCAGCAATGTGATGCCCGCCAGTTATGCGCTCGAAGCGTTGCAGCAGGTGGGCGCCCATTCCGAGCTGACTGCCATCGCTGCCCGTGACATCGCGATCGTGGTGGGGTTCGCCATCGTGGCACTGTGTCTGGCAGCGGCCACCCTGCGCCGCCGAACCCCCTAG
- a CDS encoding acyl-CoA synthetase translates to MDFSAVTKPVERLLATAQNGLEVLRYGGLETGAVPSPFQIIQNVPMYRLRRYFPPDVRPGAQNPRPPVLMVHPMMMSADMWDVTRDDGAVGILHAAGIDPWVIDFGSPDKIEGGMQRNLADHVVALSEAIDIVKETTGRDVHLAGYSQGGMFAYQAAAYRRSKDLASIIAFGAPVDTLAALPMNLPAGLAAGAADFMADHVFSRIDIPGWLARTGFQMLDPIKTTQSRLEFLRQLHDREALLPREQQRRFLSSDGWIAWSGPAIAELLKQFIAHNRMMTGGFSVHGDLVTLSDIDCPILAVVGEVDDIGQPAAVRGIKRAAPDADVYEYMIRAGHFGLVVGSKASSQTWPTVAQWVKWLAGEQMPEGVVPMGLQPDDHPEGGVSLTARVTHGATAATEMVFGVARSAAEALASANKNARTLVIETARTLPRLARLGQVNDHTRISLGRIMSEQAHSLPNGEALLFDGRVHTYEAVDRRINNVVNGLIDVGVRQGARVGVLMDTRPSALVAIAALSRLGAVAVLLPEVDVAEAARLGGVAEIIADPSHLEMARKLDMRVLVLGGGESRDLDVPEDADVIDMEKIDPDVVELPGWYRPNPGLARDLAFVAFSEVGGERVARQITNFRWALSAFGTASAANLGRGDTVYCLTPLHHQSGLLVSLGGAVVGGSRIALSRGLQPDRFLQEIRQYGVTVVSYTWAMLREVIDDPSFSLTGSHPVRLFIGSGMPAGLWKRVVDVFEPAQVVEFFATTDGQAVLANVAGAKIGSKGRPLPGGGTVELAAYDADDDLILEDEQGFVRKAEANEVGVLLAHPRGPVDPTAVVKRGVFAPADTWVSTEFLFRRDEDGDYWQVDNRGAVIRTERGPVFAASVNDAVGRLDAVDMSVTYGVEEAGRQLAVTALALRPGGSVPVAELSLALDDLAAGNAPDVVHVVADMELGASYRPLIAPLRAAGVPKSGRRNCWYLDTDTGTYKKLTAAGRAELVAGGTDDEPESD, encoded by the coding sequence GTGGATTTCTCGGCAGTGACCAAACCGGTCGAGCGGTTGCTGGCAACCGCCCAGAATGGTCTGGAGGTGCTGCGCTACGGGGGCTTGGAGACCGGAGCGGTCCCGTCGCCCTTCCAGATCATCCAGAACGTGCCGATGTACCGGCTGCGGCGGTACTTCCCGCCCGACGTCCGCCCCGGCGCCCAGAATCCGCGCCCGCCGGTGCTGATGGTGCATCCGATGATGATGTCGGCCGACATGTGGGATGTGACGCGCGACGACGGTGCGGTCGGCATTCTGCACGCCGCGGGTATCGACCCCTGGGTGATCGACTTCGGTTCGCCGGACAAGATCGAAGGCGGAATGCAGCGCAACCTCGCCGATCACGTGGTGGCGTTGTCGGAAGCCATCGACATCGTCAAGGAGACCACCGGCCGCGACGTGCATCTGGCCGGCTACTCGCAGGGCGGGATGTTCGCCTACCAGGCCGCGGCGTATCGACGGTCCAAGGACCTGGCCAGCATCATCGCCTTCGGCGCCCCGGTGGACACCCTGGCCGCGCTGCCGATGAACCTGCCGGCGGGCTTGGCCGCCGGCGCGGCGGATTTCATGGCCGATCACGTGTTCAGCCGAATCGACATCCCGGGGTGGTTGGCCCGCACCGGTTTTCAGATGCTCGATCCGATCAAAACCACCCAGTCGCGGCTGGAGTTCCTGCGGCAGCTGCACGACCGCGAGGCCCTGCTGCCGCGCGAACAGCAGCGGCGATTCCTGTCCTCGGACGGCTGGATCGCGTGGTCCGGGCCGGCGATCGCCGAACTGCTCAAGCAGTTCATCGCCCACAACCGGATGATGACGGGCGGCTTCTCCGTCCACGGCGACCTGGTCACGCTGTCCGACATCGACTGCCCGATCCTCGCGGTGGTCGGCGAGGTCGATGATATCGGCCAGCCCGCCGCGGTCCGGGGGATCAAGCGGGCCGCACCCGATGCGGATGTTTACGAATACATGATCAGGGCCGGACATTTCGGTTTGGTCGTGGGCTCCAAGGCCTCCAGCCAGACCTGGCCGACGGTGGCGCAGTGGGTGAAATGGCTTGCCGGCGAACAGATGCCCGAGGGTGTGGTCCCGATGGGGTTGCAGCCGGACGATCACCCGGAGGGCGGGGTGTCGTTGACGGCGCGGGTCACCCATGGTGCGACGGCGGCCACCGAGATGGTGTTCGGCGTGGCGCGCTCGGCCGCCGAGGCGTTGGCCTCGGCGAATAAGAATGCACGCACGCTGGTCATCGAGACCGCCCGGACGTTGCCGCGTCTGGCCCGGTTGGGTCAGGTCAACGATCACACCCGGATCTCGCTCGGTCGGATCATGAGCGAGCAGGCACACAGCCTTCCCAACGGTGAGGCACTGCTGTTCGACGGTCGCGTGCACACCTATGAGGCGGTCGACCGCCGGATCAACAACGTGGTCAACGGTCTGATCGATGTCGGCGTGCGCCAAGGTGCCCGGGTCGGAGTCCTGATGGATACCCGGCCCAGTGCGCTGGTGGCGATCGCGGCGCTGTCCCGGCTGGGGGCGGTGGCGGTGCTGCTGCCCGAGGTCGATGTGGCCGAAGCCGCCCGACTCGGTGGCGTGGCCGAGATCATCGCCGACCCGAGCCATCTCGAGATGGCACGCAAGCTCGACATGCGGGTGCTGGTTCTCGGCGGCGGCGAGAGCCGCGACCTCGATGTCCCCGAGGACGCGGACGTCATCGACATGGAGAAGATCGACCCCGACGTCGTCGAACTGCCCGGCTGGTACCGACCCAACCCGGGCCTGGCCCGCGACCTGGCATTCGTCGCCTTCAGCGAGGTCGGTGGTGAGCGGGTGGCCCGCCAGATCACCAATTTCCGATGGGCGCTGTCGGCGTTCGGCACCGCGTCCGCGGCCAACCTCGGCCGCGGTGACACGGTCTACTGCCTGACCCCGCTGCATCACCAGTCGGGGCTGCTGGTCAGCTTGGGTGGCGCCGTGGTCGGCGGCTCGCGCATCGCGCTGTCCCGCGGTCTGCAACCTGACCGGTTCCTGCAGGAGATCCGGCAGTACGGCGTCACCGTCGTCTCCTACACCTGGGCCATGCTGCGTGAGGTCATCGACGATCCGTCGTTCTCGCTCACCGGCAGTCACCCGGTCCGCTTGTTCATCGGCTCGGGTATGCCCGCTGGATTGTGGAAGCGCGTCGTCGACGTGTTCGAGCCGGCCCAAGTCGTGGAGTTCTTCGCCACCACCGACGGACAGGCCGTGTTGGCCAACGTGGCCGGAGCCAAGATCGGCAGCAAGGGGCGCCCGCTGCCCGGCGGCGGCACCGTCGAACTCGCCGCCTACGACGCCGACGACGACCTGATCCTGGAAGACGAGCAGGGTTTCGTGCGCAAGGCCGAGGCCAACGAGGTGGGTGTGCTGCTGGCGCACCCGCGCGGCCCGGTCGATCCGACAGCCGTGGTCAAGCGTGGTGTGTTCGCGCCGGCTGACACCTGGGTGTCCACCGAGTTCCTGTTCCGTCGCGACGAGGACGGTGACTACTGGCAGGTCGACAACCGCGGTGCGGTGATCCGGACCGAACGGGGCCCGGTGTTCGCGGCGAGTGTCAACGATGCGGTCGGACGCCTGGACGCGGTCGACATGTCGGTGACCTACGGCGTGGAGGAGGCGGGCCGGCAGTTGGCGGTGACGGCGCTGGCGCTGCGTCCCGGCGGGAGTGTCCCGGTGGCTGAGCTGTCGCTCGCCCTGGACGATCTGGCCGCGGGTAACGCGCCCGACGTCGTCCACGTGGTGGCCGACATGGAGCTCGGTGCGTCCTACCGTCCGCTGATCGCGCCGTTGCGGGCGGCGGGTGTCCCGAAATCCGGCCGGCGTAACTGCTGGTACCTGGATACCGATACAGGTACGTACAAGAAATTGACTGCGGCCGGCCGGGCCGAACTCGTCGCGGGAGGCACTGACGACGAGCCGGAGTCCGACTAG
- the tyrS gene encoding tyrosine--tRNA ligase, translated as MSMGILDELDWRGLIAQSTDRDALADDLAKGPITVYSGFDPTAPSLHAGHLVPLLTLRRFQRAGHRPIVLAGGATGMIGDPRDTGERTLNTADTVSDWAGRIRGQLERFVEFDDTPTGAIVENNLNWTAELSAIEFLRDLGKYFSVNVMLDRETVRRRLEGDGISYTEFSYMLLQANDFVELHQRHGCTLQIGGSDQWGNIVAGARLVRQKLGATVHAMTTPLVTDSEGKKFGKSTGGGNVWLDPEMTSPYAWYQYFVNAADADVIGYLRWFTFLTPDEIAELEDATKNRGHERAAQKRLARELTTLVHGEGATKAVELASQALFGRGELADLDDSTLRAALREASNGQVAELRPGGPDSITDLLVATGLAASKGAARRNVAEGGVYVNNIRIESDEWIPQHSDFLHERWLVLRRGKRHIAGVERAGD; from the coding sequence ATGAGCATGGGAATCCTGGATGAGCTGGACTGGCGTGGGCTGATTGCCCAGTCGACCGACCGCGATGCGCTGGCCGATGACCTGGCCAAGGGACCCATCACCGTCTATTCCGGTTTCGATCCGACCGCGCCCAGCCTGCACGCGGGCCACCTGGTCCCGCTGCTCACGCTGCGGCGGTTCCAACGCGCCGGGCACCGGCCGATCGTGCTCGCCGGTGGGGCTACCGGAATGATCGGCGATCCCCGTGACACGGGGGAGCGCACGTTGAACACCGCCGACACCGTCTCGGACTGGGCCGGCCGCATTCGTGGCCAGCTGGAGCGGTTCGTCGAGTTCGACGACACCCCCACCGGTGCCATCGTCGAGAACAATCTGAATTGGACGGCGGAGTTGTCGGCCATTGAATTCCTGCGTGACCTCGGAAAATACTTCTCGGTCAACGTGATGCTGGACCGCGAGACGGTCCGGCGCCGGTTGGAGGGCGACGGCATCTCCTATACCGAGTTCAGCTACATGCTGCTGCAGGCCAACGACTTCGTCGAGCTGCACCAGCGCCACGGCTGCACATTGCAGATCGGTGGCTCCGATCAGTGGGGCAACATCGTGGCCGGCGCCCGCCTGGTCCGTCAGAAGCTGGGCGCGACGGTGCATGCCATGACGACTCCGCTGGTCACCGACTCCGAAGGAAAGAAGTTCGGCAAGTCGACCGGCGGCGGCAATGTGTGGCTGGACCCCGAGATGACCAGCCCCTATGCCTGGTACCAGTACTTCGTGAACGCCGCCGATGCCGATGTCATCGGTTACCTGCGCTGGTTCACCTTTCTGACGCCGGACGAGATCGCCGAGCTCGAGGACGCCACCAAGAACCGCGGGCACGAACGTGCTGCGCAGAAACGGCTGGCACGGGAGCTCACCACGTTGGTGCATGGGGAAGGGGCGACGAAAGCCGTCGAGCTGGCCAGCCAGGCGCTGTTCGGTCGGGGGGAGTTGGCCGATCTCGACGATTCCACCTTGAGGGCTGCCCTTCGCGAGGCCAGTAACGGTCAGGTGGCCGAGCTGAGGCCGGGCGGCCCTGACTCGATCACCGATTTGTTGGTCGCCACGGGACTGGCCGCCAGTAAGGGTGCCGCGCGCCGCAATGTCGCCGAGGGCGGTGTGTACGTGAACAACATTCGTATTGAAAGCGACGAGTGGATACCACAGCATTCGGATTTTCTGCATGAGCGTTGGCTCGTGTTGCGACGTGGCAAGCGGCACATCGCCGGCGTCGAACGGGCCGGCGACTAG
- a CDS encoding ABC-F family ATP-binding cassette domain-containing protein yields MAHLLGGETLHLEYPAGVVFDSVTVGVSEGDRIGIVGRNGDGKSSLLAMLAGRLEPDSGRVTVRGGVRVGVLDQADTLDDADTVGHAVVGDVPEHEWAGDPRGRDVIAGLLDDLPWDAELRTLSGGQRRRVALARLLAGDHDVLALDEPTNHLDVEAITWLAEHLKKRWSASSGGLLVVTHDRWFLDEVCTTTWEVHDRIVEPFDGGYAAYILQRVERDRQAATIEARRQNLARKELAWLRRGAPARTSKPKFRIDAANALIADVPEIRDKVALQSLAVSRLGKQVVDLLDVSVSYGDREVLHQVEWRVAPGERTGILGVNGAGKSTLLGLIDGSVQPTSGRVKHGKTLQVATLTQTVDELEPHLADPVRTVLTNLRTTYVFGSGSKAQELTPGQLLERLGFSSAQLSTPVKDLSGGQQRRLQLLLILLAQPNVLILDEPTNDLDTDMLSAMEDLLDSWPGTLIVVSHDRYFLERVTDQQYGILGGRLRHLPGGVDEYLRLRAAHASATGAAQAPTLGTGPDELSGAELRAAQKEVSALERRLEKLQEQIDRSRTAMADHDQSDFEGLAVKVAAIRALEDEVTEVEERWFELGEQIG; encoded by the coding sequence ATGGCACACCTGCTCGGGGGCGAAACCCTGCATCTGGAGTACCCCGCCGGGGTGGTGTTCGACTCGGTCACCGTCGGCGTCAGCGAAGGCGACCGAATCGGCATCGTCGGCCGCAACGGCGACGGCAAATCCAGCCTGCTGGCCATGCTGGCCGGCCGACTCGAACCCGATTCCGGACGGGTCACCGTGCGCGGCGGCGTTCGGGTCGGCGTACTCGATCAGGCCGACACCCTCGACGACGCCGATACGGTCGGCCACGCCGTGGTCGGTGACGTCCCCGAACACGAATGGGCCGGCGACCCCCGCGGGCGCGATGTCATCGCGGGCCTGCTCGATGACCTGCCCTGGGACGCCGAACTCAGAACCCTGTCGGGTGGACAGCGGCGCCGGGTCGCCTTGGCCAGGCTGCTCGCCGGCGATCACGACGTCCTGGCGCTGGACGAGCCGACCAACCACCTCGACGTGGAAGCGATCACCTGGCTCGCCGAGCACCTCAAGAAGCGCTGGTCCGCGTCTTCCGGTGGGCTGCTGGTGGTGACGCACGACCGCTGGTTCCTCGACGAGGTCTGCACGACCACGTGGGAAGTGCACGACCGCATCGTCGAACCGTTCGACGGCGGTTACGCCGCCTACATCCTGCAACGGGTGGAACGCGACCGACAGGCGGCCACGATCGAGGCGCGTCGTCAGAACCTGGCCCGCAAGGAACTGGCCTGGCTGCGCCGTGGCGCTCCGGCCCGCACCTCCAAACCGAAGTTCCGCATCGACGCGGCCAACGCCCTGATCGCCGACGTGCCGGAGATCCGGGACAAGGTCGCACTGCAATCCCTGGCGGTGTCACGGCTGGGCAAGCAGGTCGTCGACCTGCTCGACGTGTCGGTGAGCTACGGCGACCGAGAAGTGCTGCACCAGGTCGAGTGGCGGGTCGCCCCGGGCGAGCGCACCGGGATCCTCGGCGTCAACGGCGCCGGAAAATCGACGCTGCTCGGCCTTATCGACGGGTCGGTGCAGCCGACTTCGGGACGGGTCAAACACGGCAAGACGCTGCAGGTCGCGACCCTCACCCAGACCGTGGACGAGCTTGAGCCCCACCTCGCCGATCCGGTGCGGACGGTACTAACCAACCTGCGCACGACCTATGTGTTCGGCAGCGGGTCGAAGGCCCAGGAACTCACCCCCGGGCAGCTGCTGGAACGTCTCGGCTTCTCCAGTGCCCAGTTGTCGACACCGGTCAAGGACCTCTCCGGCGGACAACAACGTCGCCTGCAACTGCTGCTGATCCTGCTGGCACAGCCCAACGTGCTGATCCTCGACGAGCCGACCAACGACCTGGACACCGACATGCTCTCCGCCATGGAGGATCTGCTCGATTCGTGGCCCGGCACGCTGATCGTGGTGAGCCACGACCGGTATTTCCTGGAGCGGGTCACCGACCAGCAGTACGGGATCCTCGGCGGACGGCTGCGGCATCTGCCGGGCGGGGTGGACGAGTACCTACGGTTGCGGGCCGCCCACGCGTCGGCCACCGGCGCGGCGCAGGCACCGACCCTCGGTACCGGACCGGACGAGCTGTCCGGCGCCGAGCTGCGGGCAGCGCAGAAGGAGGTGTCCGCTCTGGAACGCAGGCTGGAGAAACTGCAGGAACAGATCGACCGGTCCCGGACGGCGATGGCAGACCACGACCAGTCCGATTTCGAGGGACTCGCGGTCAAGGTGGCCGCCATCCGCGCGCTGGAGGACGAAGTCACCGAAGTCGAGGAACGCTGGTTCGAACTCGGCGAGCAGATCGGCTGA
- a CDS encoding DNA-3-methyladenine glycosylase — protein sequence MGAELLAGDPVLAARRLLGAELTGRGVSALVVEVEAYGGPPDGPWPDAAAHSFRGPSGRNLVMFGPPGHLYTYRSHGIHVCANVVSGFDGVAGAVLLRAAAVSSGADVAGRRRGPAVRPVALARGPGNLCSALGIVMEDNGIDLFAADSPVRLSLRDPDPAIDGPRVGVSKAADRRWRFWVADRGEVSAYRRSPRAPAPGASD from the coding sequence ATGGGCGCCGAGCTGCTCGCCGGGGATCCGGTGCTCGCCGCCCGCCGATTGTTGGGAGCCGAGCTGACCGGCCGCGGCGTCAGCGCCCTCGTCGTCGAGGTCGAGGCCTACGGCGGCCCACCCGACGGGCCGTGGCCCGACGCCGCCGCGCATTCGTTTCGCGGTCCGAGTGGGCGCAACCTGGTGATGTTCGGCCCGCCCGGGCACCTGTACACCTATCGCAGCCACGGCATTCATGTCTGCGCGAACGTGGTGTCCGGTTTCGACGGCGTGGCCGGTGCGGTGCTGCTCCGCGCGGCGGCAGTGTCTTCGGGCGCCGACGTGGCCGGGCGGCGTCGTGGGCCTGCGGTGCGTCCGGTCGCGTTGGCGAGGGGGCCGGGGAATCTGTGCTCTGCTCTGGGAATCGTCATGGAGGACAACGGAATTGACCTCTTTGCGGCAGACAGTCCGGTTCGGCTGTCGCTGCGTGACCCAGACCCCGCGATCGACGGGCCACGGGTCGGCGTGAGCAAGGCCGCCGACCGGCGGTGGCGGTTCTGGGTGGCCGACCGGGGGGAGGTTTCGGCGTATCGGCGTAGCCCGCGCGCACCTGCGCCCGGTGCCAGTGATTGA
- the argH gene encoding argininosuccinate lyase, which yields MSTNDGTTNEGSLWGGRFADGPSAALAALSKSTHFDWVLAPYDVTASKAHTRVLHRAGLLTDEQRDGLLAGLDSLGSDVADGSFEPLVTDEDVHGALERGLIDRVGPDLGGRLRAGRSRNDQVATLFRMWLRDAVRRVADGVLEVVNALAVQAAAHPTAIMPGKTHLQAAQPILLAHHLLAHAHPLLRNVDRLADFDDRTAVSPYGSGALAGSSLGLDPDAIAEDLGFASAADNSVDATAARDFAAEAAFVFAQIGVDLSRLAEDIILWSTTEFGYVTLHDSWSTGSSIMPQKKNPDIAELARGKSGRLIGNLTGLLATLKAQPLAYNRDLQEDKEPVFDSVAQLELLLPAMAGLVGTLTFDEARMAALAPAGYTLATDIAEWLVRQGVPFRVAHEAAGEAVRVAEGRGVGLDELTDDEFAAINPALTAQVREVLTVEGSVNARSARGGTAPVQVAKQLGVVRESAAELRARLR from the coding sequence ATGAGCACCAACGACGGAACCACCAACGAGGGATCGCTGTGGGGTGGCCGGTTCGCCGACGGACCCTCGGCGGCTCTTGCCGCACTGAGCAAGTCCACGCATTTCGACTGGGTGCTCGCGCCGTACGACGTCACGGCGTCCAAGGCCCATACCAGGGTGCTGCACCGGGCCGGCCTGCTCACCGACGAGCAGCGTGACGGGTTGCTCGCCGGCCTGGACAGCCTCGGTTCCGATGTCGCCGACGGCAGTTTCGAGCCGCTGGTCACCGACGAGGATGTGCACGGTGCGCTGGAGCGCGGCCTGATCGACCGGGTCGGGCCGGACCTCGGCGGCCGGCTGCGGGCCGGACGCTCCCGCAACGATCAGGTGGCCACACTGTTCCGGATGTGGCTGCGCGACGCCGTGCGCCGCGTCGCCGACGGCGTACTGGAGGTGGTCAACGCGCTGGCGGTGCAGGCCGCGGCGCATCCGACGGCGATCATGCCCGGCAAGACCCACCTACAGGCCGCCCAGCCGATCCTGCTCGCGCACCATCTGCTGGCGCACGCTCATCCGCTGTTGCGCAACGTCGACCGGCTCGCCGATTTCGACGACCGCACCGCGGTCTCACCCTACGGCTCGGGGGCGCTGGCCGGCTCCTCGCTCGGGCTGGATCCCGACGCGATCGCCGAGGATCTCGGATTCGCTTCGGCGGCAGACAATTCCGTCGATGCCACCGCGGCGCGGGATTTCGCTGCCGAGGCGGCGTTCGTCTTCGCCCAGATCGGGGTGGATCTGTCCAGGCTCGCCGAGGACATCATCCTGTGGAGCACCACCGAATTCGGCTACGTCACGCTGCACGACTCGTGGTCGACCGGCAGCTCGATCATGCCGCAGAAGAAGAACCCGGACATCGCCGAGTTGGCCCGCGGTAAGTCCGGGCGGCTGATCGGCAACCTCACCGGTCTGCTGGCCACGCTCAAGGCGCAGCCCCTGGCCTACAACCGGGATCTGCAGGAGGACAAGGAACCGGTCTTCGACTCGGTCGCGCAGCTCGAGCTGCTGCTGCCGGCGATGGCCGGACTGGTCGGCACGCTGACGTTCGACGAGGCCCGGATGGCTGCGCTGGCACCCGCCGGGTACACACTGGCCACCGATATCGCCGAATGGCTGGTCCGCCAAGGGGTTCCGTTCCGGGTCGCCCATGAGGCGGCGGGGGAGGCCGTGCGGGTCGCGGAGGGCCGCGGCGTCGGACTCGACGAGCTCACCGACGACGAGTTCGCCGCGATCAACCCGGCGCTGACCGCCCAGGTGCGCGAGGTTCTTACCGTGGAGGGTTCGGTCAACGCGCGCAGCGCGCGTGGCGGTACCGCACCGGTCCAGGTCGCCAAACAGCTCGGTGTGGTCCGCGAATCGGCGGCCGAGTTGCGGGCCCGGTTGCGCTGA